The DNA window aatggaaaacagaaataattgcattaattcatcgagatgctgcagagctcctcacccccaacaatggagtttagagactcatgccgtcaaagagtataaaaattcagatctaaaaatgtcatgagatacaaaataaatctctaaaagttgtttaaatagatggatagtgcagaaatccacttctggtgcccacttggtgtgtgctggggctgagacttaagcttttcacgtgcctgggatatttttggagttgaacgccaggttgtaacctgtttctggcgttgaactccaacttgcaacctgtttctggcgctgaatgccagactgcaacatggaactggcgttaaatgccagtttacatcatctatcttcgcgcaaagtatgaactattatatattgctggaaagccctggatgtctacttttcaacccaattgagagcgcgccaattggactcctgtagctccaaataatctattccgagtgcagggagatcagaatccaacaacatcagcagtcctttttcagcctaaatcagatttttgttcagctccctcaatttctgccaaaaaaatacctgaaatcacagaaaaacacacaaactcatagtaaagtccagaaatatgatttttgcctaaaaactaataaaaatctactaaaaactaactaaaacatactaaaatctacatgaaattacccccaaaaagcttataaaatatccgctcatcacccacctaccttcaatttcaaaatctctttcccaaccaaacccaccctacatgaccaaaccataaacccctctccctccactatataaacccctacATCCTtattcattttcacacatcactaccctctcttctcccccttggccgaaactcacacctctctccctctcctccatatcttcttcttcttcttcttctattctttcttcttttgctcgagggcgagcaacattctaagtttggtgtggtaaaaacatagctttttttgttttttcataaccatttatggaacctaaggccggagaaacctctagaaagagaaaagggaagacaaaagcttccatctccgagtcttgggagatggagagattcatctcaaaggtccatcaagaccatttctatgaagttgtggccaaggaGAAGGTgttccccgaggtccctttcatgctcaagaaaaacgAGTattcggagatccgacatgagatccaaagaagaggttggaaagttcttaccaaccccattgaacaagtcagaatcttaatggttcaagagttctatgcaaatgcatggatcactaggaaccaggATCAAAGCataaacccaaacccaaagaatttgCTTACAatagttcgggggaaatgcttagatttcagtccggagaatgtaaggttggcgttcaacttgcttatgatgcaagaagatgcacgcccctacactagaagggtcaactttgatcaaagattggaccaagtcctcatggacatatgtgtggaaggagctcaatggaaaagagactcaaaaggcaagccggttcaattgagaagactggaccttaagcctgtggctagaggatggttggagttcatccaacgctccatcatccctactagcaaccgatctaaagtgactgtggatcgggccatcatgatccatagcatcatgattggagaggaagtagaagttcatgaagtcatccctctagaactctacaaagtagccgaaaagccctctaccttggcaaggctagctttttctcatctcatttgccatctatgcaacttagctggagtcgtcatagaaggagacatcctcattgaagaggacaagcccatcactaagaagaggatagagcaaacaagagagtccattcatggatctcaagagacgcatgaggaagctcatcatcaagaaatccctgagatgcctcaagggatgcattttcctccaaacaactattgggaacaactcaacacttctctagaaggattgagtcatgacatgaatcaattaagggtggaacaccaagagcactccatcaatctcaatgagattagagaagattaaagagctatgaaggaggagcaacaaaggaaaggaagagacatagaggagctcaagaacaccattggtccttcaagaagaaggtgccaccatcactaaggtggactcattccttaacttccttgttcttatctctctgtttttttttttcagtttttgagcttcatgttgtctatgtttgtgtctttattacatgatcattagtgtctagtgtctatgtcttaaggctatgaataattccatgaatctttcacctttcttaaatgaaaaatgtttctaatacaaaagaacaagaagtacatgagtttcgaattcatccttgaaattagtttaattatattgatgtggtgacaatactttctgttttctgaatgaatgcttaaacagtgcatatttttgatcttgttgtttatgaatgttaaaattattggctcttaaaagaatgatgaaaaagataaatgttattgatgatcttaaaaatcaaaaaattgattcttgaagcaagaaaaagtagtgaagaacaaagcttgcgaaaaaaagcaagcagaaaaagccaatagcccttaaaaccaaaaggaaagggtaaaaaggatccaaggctttgagcatcaatggataggagggcccaaggaaataaatccaggtctaagcggctaaatcaagctgtccctaaccatgtgcttgtggcatgaaggtccaagtgaaaagcttgagactgagtggttaaagtcgtgatccaaagcaaaagagtgtgcttaagagctctggacacctctaactggggactttagcaaagctgagtcacaatctgaaaaggttcacccaatcaagtgtctgtggcatttatgtatccggtggtaatactggaaaacaaagagCTTAGGGACACGACCAAGATTCATaaaagtagatgtgttcaagaatcaacatacttaactaggagaatcaataacactatctaaactcTGAGTTTccatggatgccaatcattctaaacttctaaggataaagtgagatgccaaaactgttcagaagcaaaaagctacaagtcccgctcatcaaattagaactaatattcattgatattttgagatttatagtatattatcttctttttatcctatttgattttcagttgcttggggacaagcaacaatttaagtttggtgttgtgatgagcggataatttatacgctttttggcattgtttttagttagtttttagtaagatctagctacttttagggatgtttttattagtttttatgcaaaattcacatttctggactttactatgagtttgtgtatttttctgtgatttcaggtattttctggctgaaattgagggacctgagcaaaaatttgattcaggctgaaaaaagactgctgatgttgttggattctgacctccttgcactcgaaatagattttctggagctacagaacttcaaatggtgcgctctcaattgcgttggaatgTAGACATACagtgctttccagcaatatataatggtccatactttattcgagcctagatgacgcaaactggcgttcaacgccagttccatgctgcattctggagtaaaacgccagaaacacgtcacaaaccagagttaaacgccaaaaacacgttacaacttggagtttaaccccaagagaagcctctgcacgtgtaaagctcacgctcagtccaagcacacaccaaagtgggccccggaagtggatttctacacttagacttatttctgtaaaccctagtaactagtttagtataaatagaactttttactattgtattcagagtCTTTGGATGGATCTTTAATCAGTGTATGAGATTTTAGACCttcaggggggctggccattcagccatgcctggaacatcacttatgtattttcaacggtggagtttctacgcaccatagattaaggtgtggagctctgctgttcctcgagtattaatgcaattactactattttctattcaattcatgcttattcttattctaagatattcattcgcacttcaacctgatgaatgtgatgatccgtgacactcatcaccattctcaacctatgaatgcgtgcctaacaaccacctccgttctaccttcgattgactgagtatctcttggattccttaatcaaaatcttcgtggtataagctagaattattggcggccattcctaagatcccgaaagtctaaaccttgtctgtggtattccgagtaggatctggaaggggatgactgtgacgagcttcaaactcgtgagtgttgggcatagtgacagatgcaaaagaatcactggattctattccaacatgatcgagaaccgacagatgattagccgtgcggtgacagcgcatttggaccattttcactaagaggacgagaggtagccattgacgccggtgaaacccgaacatacagcttgccatggaaaggagtaagaatgattggatgaaagcaataggaaagcagaggttcagaaggaacacagtatcttcatacgcttatctgaaattcccaccaatgaattacataagtatctctatctttattttatgctttatttatctttatattcgaaaaccattataaccatttgaatccgcctgactgagatttacaagatgaccatagcttgcttcaagccgacaatctccgtgggatcgacccttactcacgtaaggtttattacttggacgacccaatgcacttgctggttagttatacgaagttgtgaagaagagtgatattacaattgtgcgtaccaagttgttggcgccattgagatcacaatttcgtgcaccataacTCTCCTAACAACTTGTTTTACTTTTGAACCTCTTAGAGGTGTATGGAGAACTAAGACCTCTTTTGTGTATTTTGGGCTATGGTTTTGTATATATCTatggatttggatcctctaaagtttgaatttcactttagagagtaaagtgtgattttcTACCCTTAAATAGTTTCTCTTTCACATTTATTATTGGTTCCACCTACGAAATAAATGgtaagagatcacactttactctctaaagtgaaattcaaactttaaaagatccaaaatatatataaagagtatgttgaaccttttttaaaaatatagccTAGactaatattttcattatttaaaattgaaaataaatgaaccaACCTTATATACCCTAGACTGATATTTTcacaggctgagttaggagctttatatatatatccttaACTTTCTTCGTACGTAAATAACCTTATATCCTGAGCGTTGtgcttttaattttgcaattttgttttagCTATTTTCTTTAAGACTCCTAGTATATTATGCTCTTTCAATTATTATACGTATTATATTtcattttagaatttataatacCACGTCACCACTATTTTACGATTTAAGCGTAAAGTTTTATGTGATAAAGTATTACATCTatgatttattttctttgcaaCGTTTAGTTtcttttaatgttattttattagcTTTCATGTATTGTATATTGTCAaatcctttgaatttctacGAAGGATCTTTATgattataaacttttaatttttgcaaagtatactttgattttcttttataatcATTGCTTTACTTTCATTTGCATTGTTTATGACTCTGCACATTTACTATTTAGTGATTTTTGTCTGTTGCCAAACAGAAAATTTTGATGTGCGTAAAACTAGCATTCATAAGAGAAGTAAGTTTTACTcctaaatattaaatttcaaatcacaattcatgttttgttttgatcttttttatttgtaaaacataaaatcaatataatcattaaataaaaagatatttttacatgagatatttaaatataaaattattttattttttaaaaaatttattaaaaaaatattttttcaNNNNNNNNNNNNNNNNNNNNNNNNNNNNNNNNNNNNNNNNNNNNNNNNNNNNNNNNNNNNNNNNNNNNNNNNNNNNNNNNNNNNNNNNNNNNNNNNNNNNNNNNNNNNNNNNNNNNNNNNNNNNNNNNNNNNNNNNNNNNNNNNNNNNNNNNNNNNNNNNNNNNNNNNNNNNNNNNNNNNNNNNNNNNNNNNNNNNNNNNNNNNNNNNNNNNNNNNNNNNNNNNNNNNNNNNNNNNNNNNNNNNNNNNNNNNNNNNNNNNNNNNNNNNNNNNNNNNNNNNNNNNNNNNNNNNNNNNNNNNNNNNNNNNNNNNNNNNNNNNNNNNNNNNNNNNNNNNNNNNNNNNNNNNNNNNNNNNNNNNNNNNNNNNNNNNNNNNNNNNNNNNNNNNNNNNNNNNNNNNNNNNNNNNNNNNNNNNNNNNNNNNNNNNNNNNNNNNNNNNNNNNNNNNNNNNNNNNNNNNNNNNNNNNNNNNNNNNNNNNNNNNNNNNNNNNNNNNNNNNNNNNNNNNNNNNNNNNNNNNNNNNNNNNNNNNNNNNNNNNNNNNNNNNNNNNNNNNNNNNNNNNNNNNNNNNNNNNNNNNNNNNNNNNNNNNNNNNNNNNNNNNNNNNNNNNNNNNNNNNNNNNNNNNNNNNNNNNNNNNNNNNNNNNNNNNNNNNNNNNNNNNNNNNNNNNNNNNNNNNNNNNNNNNNNNNNNNNNNNNNNNNNNNNTCGATATCATCGTTATCTATCTATTGGAAATCAATGCCACGACGACATCTGTATCTCGTGAAAGTTCATGAAATACTTAGTTTAGAAATGCTCATTGTAACATTTGGTAATAATTGATATTGGACCTGCCAGGCTACCAAGTACCAACTGTTCTTAGCgcgaagaaaataaaaatagaaaaaaaatggaaaaagaaaatgaaaaagataaacaCCAATTAACTAAATCACGAAAATAAACATTAAAACGGCACCGGATAGAGGCATCACTACCACCAAAAGACGCTTCAATACCTCAATTTCCGTTTTCAGGCATCACTCACAAAcaattttctttcaaatttatCGATTCTTTGTCTCTTCTCTGTAACACTACCACAGAGCAATTTCACACGTTCTGAGTCGACTCACCGAGTCACCTATTCCGGGAATCACAGCAGAAGAAACGCAACGAACGCATGGCGGCGACACCGTCGTCGAACCGTTCCCCCGACGACTTCACCGTCGATCAAACGCCGCTAATCGCGAACTCTAACGGCGGCGGTGGTGGAGGCGAATCGAACTCCGGCCGCAGATTCGTTCGGCGGCAGAGCCTCCGCCAGGCTGCGCGGTTTCTCCGGCAGGGGAGCGGGCGTAGGTCGATGCGGGAGCCGTCGATGGTGGTGAGGGAGACGGCGGCGGCGCAGCTGGAGGAGCGGCAGAGCGATTGGGCGTACTCGAAGCCGGTGGTGGTGCTCGACGTCCTCTGGAACTTCGCGTTCGTGGTGGCAGGCGTCGCTGTGCTAGTCCTGAGCCGGAACGAGTCGCCAAACGCGCCGCTGAGGTTGTGGATCTTAGGGTACGCGGCGCAGTGCATTGTCCACGTGGCGTGCGTGTGCGTTGAGTAtcggaggaggaggaggaggacggaGCAGCAGCAGCAGAGCACGAGCGACGTCGTTCAAGGTGTTGATGGAGTTGGCGTCGGGGGAAGTGGAGATTTAAGCTCCGGTTCCATGGAAGGTTCTGGACACTATTTGACATTGGCTCAATTCGATGAGGACGGCACAAGGtaacctttctttcttttcttatttttaaaatttttattgttgaatGTTATATAGGTGAAGCTGTAGCTTGAGTTTTATAGTGGTTTATGGATGATGGACtgattttgaattgaaattTATGTTGTAATtctgattgttgttaatttgttaTGATAATAAACATTAGGTCAGTAGAATAAATTGATGCCTGGTGTGAATTCATGCTGCTTTGAGTGATGGAGCCTTATAATTAGGATTCGGATTCTACTAAGTGTGTGTCTGGATTaaccttttcctttttctttaaacAGCTATAATCAAAGGCTTTAATAACTGTAGGTTTAGCTTATTTAGAATCAGAATAGGTTATAATCAAACTTTTAATTGTGATAGCTTTTGACGAAAAGCTGAAAAGCGATGAATTTTCCTCACATAAATTGTTACCAAAAATGTGTTTATTTCCATCTTTTAGTCTTAAGAAACCCAGTATATGTTTTATATGGGCTTACAAGGTGATGAAACTGCAACGGACTGATGGGAGTTTCATGATATGCTCAATGTTTGACTGAATTGCTTTGGGAAACAATCTTCTCATCAgttcaaaatatattaaatgcTTTATAGAGAGAGAGATGATAGTTATATTGTTCAATTTCTCAAAGCACACGTATAAGTGATATATTGATAGTGAAGAAACACTTTTGAACCAAAATGACCAAgtttaaatcatatttttttaatttgaatttgtaataaaagattatattagACAAGTGCCTTATCTCcctgatttaattttaaaataagttgtatgCTGCCACTATTAAGATTAATAACTTGTGTCACCACTTATTAACATGATGCATTTCTCTCTTAATTTCTAACCTTGTGTGTAGAAACATGGTTTTGATGGTTAAAAAGTGTACTgtggtaatttctgaaatcaGTATCATTGAGtaagagtttatggtttatttatcagttttctttttctctgtaTGCATTTTCATGTTTACCCTCTTGTTTTCTCCCCAAGCAGCATGGCAAAGCATTTGGAATCAGCCAACACAAtgttttcctttatttggtGGGTTGTTGGGTTCTATTGGGTATCAGCTAGTGGTCAAGACTTAACCCAAGAGGCTCCTCTGCTTTATTGgtttgctctctctctctctctctctctctctctctctctctctctcNNNNNNNNNNNNNNNNNNNNNNNNNTGTGTGTGTGCCCAGTCACACCTACATGGCACACGAACTCTCTCTCCCATAAGATCAACTTGTCTGTGTTAGTCACACCTACATGGCACACGAACTCTCTCTCCCATAAGATCAACTTGTCTGTGTTATTTATATCAATATGCTTTATTCAATACCTTGACAAAACCTACTGGATTTGGCCATTGACAGGATTTACTTTTGTGGCAGGTTATGTATAGTCTTCCTGGGTTTCGATGTTTTCTTTGTCGTTTTCTGCATTGCACTGGCATGCATCATTGGTATTGCTGTTTGCTGTTGTCTTCCGTGCATCATTGCACTTCTATATGCAGTTGCAGACCAGGCAAGTTATAGTCATTACTGTTTCTTGTTTGCATTTAGGACTTGGTGTGGATTTATGAATCTAGTGCCTTTAATAAGTTTTTGTTTAGCATTATGTATTTAGTCTGAAAGGGAATTTCTATTTGATATAAAAGAGAgatttatatgttttttaatGGGGTTCTCATAATAATTTTGGGATTTTGTTGGGGGCGAATGTCATACACAACCAGAGGTATATATACACAAAAtcattatttcaaattttcggtGCATGTTCTCGTCAAAAGTAGATTTTAAATTACATTCGCAAGAATTCAGCAACTTGTCTCATGTCGTCTTTAACATTAACCAATATCAAGAAACAATAGCATTTTTAAGCATAGAAAAATCAGTTCCTCTCGATGTGAGCAgccattattttcttttctttttccaggGGAGGAAAAAAATAAGGGAACTGTTGGTGATAGTTAAAATCTAGTTATTAGTGGAAGTTAAGCAAGCAACAAAATTGTTACAATCACTGCTTCCAATCTGCAATAGGTGTCTGCTTCACAGAAAGTCCAGATTAGCATTCTTCATATTAACTTCGATTTAACATGAATCGGTGTCTTGTAGCTTAGTAGTatttaattgtaagaaattTGTTGCAATGTATTAATTACATTGTTCCTTTTCCCTCTTGCCTTTTCTGGGGGTCTAAAAAAATTGCAGGAAGGGGCATCCAAAGAAGATATTGAGCAGTTGTCGAAATTCAAATTCCAAAGGAATGAAAACAATGAGAAACTTNNNNNNNNNNNNNNNNNNNNNNNNNNNNNNNNNNNCCTATTGAACATGTTCTTTCTGACGAGGATGCGGTATGTAGTACTTTTTTGCTATGTGTAAGCACACTTTTTATATCTTGATGCAGTGGTCTTGTCATTTTGTTATCTGGACGATGGAGTCGTGTCCTGAACACATTCTTATGCAGGAGGATgcaatatgtatatattttggttGTTTGCACTTAACCTTGCATCTCTTTGCGGGCTTTTGTTAATAGTATCTGGAAAACTTTAATATAATAAGAATTGACACTATGATTCATGAACGGTCAAGTTAAATTTGGTATTATCTTGTTTTGAAGAAACTGGTTTCAATCTGTTATCTTTCTAATACGAAGTATTTCCTCACTCCTGATTTGGTGCTGAACTCTAGGAATGTTGCATCTGCCTTTCTGCTTATGAGGATGGTGTTGATCTAAGACAACTTCCCTGTGGTCACCATTTTCACTGTGCTTGTGTGGACAAATGGCTATACATTAATGCTACCTGCCCCCTCTGCAAGTATAATATCCTAAAAAGTAGCAGAAGTGCTCAAGAGGAAGTGTAGAACATGTCGGAGAAGTTTCTAGAAGCTATTTGGAGAATTTGCATAGGCCTTTGGTTTGCAGTATAATAGGCACGGTATGCTAATATACATACACAGTTGCTGCTACTGCTGCTGCTTCTGTGTGCTTGTGCATCTTCTAGTGATAgttatttaaaatattcttCCTTATAGTAGCTTCTAACTGCTTGTGTATATCAGCTTTGTTCATTGTACGCCTGGCAATAAATTACATGGAGGCAATTTggttctcattttttctttcgaCATCATTATTATTGTCAAGTCTGTAAGCGGCCATGGATGGTGGCATTatgttcatcatcatcatccaaccTGCCTCCATGTGTGTCTCTGTTAGCGAGTTTCTTAAATTGAAATGAAGGCGTAGTTTGTTACAGACAGTTGTTAGCTATCTGCCAATAGTTAGATAGGTTGCTGAATGCTGATAAATGCAGTATGAGACTCAAATCAATGAGTGGCTGCACGCCGAATCCCAGGAAGAGCATCAAAGCTGGCAGCTACAAGGTTGAAGGATTTGTATGCATGGGATACATCTGATTCTGAAGTTTGGTGGCGTGATG is part of the Arachis duranensis cultivar V14167 chromosome 1, aradu.V14167.gnm2.J7QH, whole genome shotgun sequence genome and encodes:
- the LOC107489867 gene encoding E3 ubiquitin-protein ligase At1g12760 (The sequence of the model RefSeq protein was modified relative to this genomic sequence to represent the inferred CDS: added 58 bases not found in genome assembly); translation: MAATPSSNRSPDDFTVDQTPLIANSNGGGGGGESNSGRRFVRRQSLRQAARFLRQGSGRRSMREPSMVVRETAAAQLEERQSDWAYSKPVVVLDVLWNFAFVVAGVAVLVLSRNESPNAPLRLWILGYAAQCIVHVACVCVEYRRRRRRTEQQQQSTSDVVQGVDGVGVGGSGDLSSGSMEGSGHYLTLAQFDEDGTSMAKHLESANTMFSFIWWVVGFYWVSASGQDLTQEAPLLYWLCIVFLGFDVFFVVFCIALACIIGIAVCCCLPCIIALLYAVADQARASKEDIEQLSKFKFQRNENNEKLTDNTQGSAGGVMIECRVDSPIEHVLSDEDAECCICLSAYEDGVDLRQLPCGHHFHCACVDKWLYINATCPLCKYNILKSSRSAQEEV